In Diachasmimorpha longicaudata isolate KC_UGA_2023 chromosome 7, iyDiaLong2, whole genome shotgun sequence, the following proteins share a genomic window:
- the LOC135164526 gene encoding cAMP-dependent protein kinase catalytic subunit 1-like codes for MRSSVRTNGRPKSGANSRGPGSLSVRKPSFREYQAILDGLKVSFNKRWKASKHKKGNEAFDDFERLRTLGTGAFGRVLLVKYKPTSQYYAMKTLEKEKIVKMKQVEHTLNEKKVLYAIKFPFVVSMEFFFMDNSFVYIVLPFINGGEMFSHLRKMGKFDEKLSLFYAAQVAMALEYLHYCGLVYRDLKPENILLDHDGYVKLTDFGFCKMIEGRTWTLCGTPEYLAPEIILSKGYGKSCDWWSYGVLIYEMNAGYAPFYSHDPMRIYEKIVAGKFKCPSHFSDELRDILKNILQVDLTRRYGNLKDGPLDIKRHSWFRAISWDQIYNRKVEPSHVPKCKNAGDDSNFDRYEEEEIVVGSEDRYEEEFADF; via the coding sequence aTGAGATCAAGTGTGCGGACAAATGGCAGACCCAAGAGTGGAGCCAATTCTCGAGGGCCAggatctctttctgtccggaAACCGAGCTTCCGTGAGTATCAAGCTATTCTCGATGGTCTGAAGGTTTCATTCAACAAGAGATGGAAAGCTAGTAAACACAAAAAGGGGAACGAGGCATTCGATGATTTCGAGAGACTACGGACACTGGGAACTGGTGCATTTGGAAGAGTTCTATTGGTTAAATACAAACCCACGTCTCAGTATTACGCAATGAAGACTCTGGAGAAGGAGAAAATTGTGAAGATGAAGCAGGTTGAGCACACACTGAACGAGAAGAAAGTGCTTTATGCAATCAAGTTCCCCTTTGTGGTATCGATGGAGTTCTTCTTCATGGACAATTCCTTCGTCTACATAGTTCTGCCATTTATTAACGGCGGTGAGATGTTCTCGCATCTGAGGAAAATGGGAAAGTTTGACGAAAAGTTGTCCCTGTTTTACGCAGCTCAGGTGGCAATGGCCCTGGAGTATCTGCACTACTGTGGACTAGTTTATCGAGATCTCAAGCCGGAGAATATTCTCCTGGATCACGATGGATACGTCAAACTGACGGACTTTGGTTTCTGCAAAATGATCGAGGGAAGGACTTGGACATTGTGCGGAACTCCTGAATATTTGGCACCTGAGATTATTCTGTCGAAAGGATATGGCAAGTCTTGCGACTGGTGGAGCTATGGAGTGCTCATATACGAGATGAATGCTGGGTACGCACCGTTTTACTCTCACGATCCCATGAGGATTTACGAGAAAATAGTGGCGGGGAAGTTCAAGTGTCCTAGCCACTTCAGCGACGAGCTGCGAGATATTTTGAAGAATATTCTTCAAGTAGACCTCACGAGACGCTATGGAAACCTGAAGGACGGCCCCTTGGACATTAAACGACATTCGTGGTTTCGGGCCATCAGTTGGGATCAAATTTACAACCGAAAAGTCGAGCCCTCTCACGTTCCCAAGTGCAAAAATGCTGGAGACGACAGTAACTTTGATCGTTACGAGGAGGAAGAGATTGTCGTTGGATCTGAGGATCGCTACGAGGAGgagttcgcggatttttga